A window of Chloracidobacterium sp. N contains these coding sequences:
- a CDS encoding PHB depolymerase family esterase — MTFRFILWLSLCGLVSGCLTAHPAQSQALPNLTRHTLSHGGLTRTYHLHRPSRLATTPAPIVFVLHGGGGAGAEELERRLGFARLGEQKGFITVYPAGVDGQWNDGRGKTFRRARGNTDVDDVGFFRALIDHLVKTGQADPQRIYATGFSNGGMMTYRLGIELGDRLAAIAAGIANLPTRWRDTTPPHPLPVLIMNGTDDPMMPWNGGEVRVLGRGYGTVLSTRETADFWRRAAGLPEEPAVERLPDRIPDDNCRVEVRHWAGRDAAREVVLYALLGGGHQIPGGQTPKAPRLVGNQCMEIQATEVIWEFFARHRRR; from the coding sequence ATGACCTTCCGTTTCATCCTGTGGCTCAGTTTGTGTGGGTTGGTGAGCGGCTGCCTCACCGCCCACCCGGCGCAGTCCCAGGCCCTGCCCAATCTCACCCGACACACCCTGTCACACGGCGGTCTGACACGTACCTACCACCTCCACCGGCCCAGCCGCCTGGCCACGACGCCCGCGCCAATCGTCTTCGTGCTGCACGGCGGCGGCGGCGCTGGCGCTGAAGAGCTGGAACGCCGCCTTGGTTTTGCCCGGCTTGGCGAACAGAAAGGCTTCATCACCGTCTATCCGGCCGGCGTGGACGGGCAGTGGAATGACGGACGTGGCAAGACCTTCCGCCGCGCACGCGGCAACACCGACGTGGACGATGTCGGCTTCTTCCGGGCGTTGATTGACCACCTCGTGAAAACCGGGCAGGCGGACCCACAGCGCATCTATGCCACCGGCTTTTCCAACGGCGGCATGATGACCTACCGCCTGGGCATCGAGCTGGGCGACAGGCTGGCCGCCATCGCCGCCGGGATAGCCAACCTGCCGACCCGGTGGCGCGATACCACGCCGCCGCACCCGCTGCCTGTTCTCATTATGAACGGTACGGATGACCCGATGATGCCCTGGAACGGCGGCGAAGTACGGGTTCTCGGACGGGGCTACGGCACAGTGCTTTCAACCCGGGAAACGGCTGATTTCTGGCGCCGGGCCGCCGGACTGCCGGAAGAGCCAGCCGTGGAACGCCTCCCTGACCGCATACCGGATGACAACTGCCGGGTGGAGGTGCGCCATTGGGCCGGCCGGGACGCGGCCCGTGAAGTCGTGCTCTACGCCCTGCTGGGCGGCGGACACCAGATACCCGGCGGCCAAACGCCCAAAGCCCCCCGTCTTGTCGGCAACCAGTGCATGGAGATTCAGGCCACTGAAGTCATCTGGGAGTTCTTTGCCCGCCATCGCCGCCGGTGA
- the rsmD gene encoding 16S rRNA (guanine(966)-N(2))-methyltransferase RsmD: MRVIAGIHKGRRLRSEPGLRVRPTSDRLRETLFNILAPRIGDTTFLDLCAGSGAVGIEALSRGAARATFVEHSRRALVALVENLARCGIGEEAEVVQRDAVSAVKQFIQVGRRFDLIFCDPPYASPLYDPLFELLGTQPLLDEDGWFIVEHHAKHAVVETIGDLRRFRAVQQGESTLSFFSRW; this comes from the coding sequence ATGCGTGTCATCGCGGGGATTCACAAAGGCAGGCGCCTGCGAAGTGAACCGGGTTTGCGTGTGCGTCCCACGTCTGACCGGTTGCGCGAGACCCTGTTCAACATCCTCGCTCCGCGCATCGGCGACACGACGTTTCTGGATTTGTGCGCCGGTTCGGGCGCGGTAGGCATCGAGGCGCTCAGCCGGGGGGCGGCGCGGGCAACCTTCGTGGAACACTCGCGCCGCGCGCTGGTGGCATTGGTGGAAAACCTGGCGCGGTGCGGCATCGGTGAGGAAGCGGAAGTTGTCCAGCGCGATGCCGTCAGCGCCGTCAAACAGTTCATCCAGGTCGGGCGGCGCTTCGATCTTATCTTCTGTGACCCGCCCTACGCTTCACCGCTGTACGATCCGCTGTTTGAGTTGTTGGGAACCCAGCCGCTTCTGGACGAGGACGGCTGGTTCATCGTCGAGCACCACGCCAAGCATGCCGTGGTGGAAACGATTGGCGACTTGCGCCGCTTCCGCGCCGTCCAGCAGGGTGAATCCACGCTAAGTTTCTTCAGTCGCTGGTGA
- a CDS encoding ABC transporter ATP-binding protein: MLTVHQLTYRYPPASPGQPPLVVFENLSWAVEGRAAAAIVGASGVGKSTLLHVLGGLDAPAAGEVRIGGTSLWELSPTERARFRNRSIGFVFQFHHLLPEFTALENVALPMRMAGVRWDESCRRARRLLERVGLEQRQHHLPAELSGGESQRVALARALANAPPLLLADEPTGNLDERTAADVLGLLHELQRDQGLTLVLVTHDSRLAATCQQVWRLERGQLTPVVA, encoded by the coding sequence GTGCTCACCGTCCACCAACTGACCTACCGCTATCCGCCAGCGTCGCCCGGACAGCCGCCGCTCGTGGTTTTTGAAAACCTGTCGTGGGCGGTGGAAGGCAGAGCGGCGGCCGCCATTGTGGGCGCGTCGGGCGTGGGAAAGTCCACGCTGCTGCACGTTCTGGGCGGCCTCGATGCGCCAGCGGCCGGTGAAGTACGCATTGGCGGCACGTCCCTGTGGGAACTGTCGCCAACGGAGCGCGCGCGCTTTCGGAACCGGAGCATTGGCTTCGTCTTTCAGTTCCACCACCTGCTGCCGGAGTTCACGGCCCTGGAAAACGTCGCCCTGCCGATGCGGATGGCCGGCGTCAGATGGGATGAAAGCTGCCGGCGGGCCCGGCGGCTGCTGGAGCGCGTCGGTCTGGAGCAGCGCCAGCATCACCTGCCGGCAGAGCTTTCCGGCGGGGAAAGTCAGCGGGTGGCGCTGGCGCGGGCGCTGGCCAATGCGCCGCCGCTGCTGCTGGCCGACGAGCCAACCGGCAACCTCGATGAGCGGACAGCGGCTGACGTTCTCGGTCTGCTCCATGAACTTCAGCGCGACCAGGGTCTGACGCTGGTGCTTGTCACGCACGACAGCCGGCTGGCCGCCACCTGTCAGCAGGTCTGGCGGTTGGAACGTGGTCAACTGACGCCGGTCGTGGCTTGA
- a CDS encoding hemolysin family protein: MEYELAFALLTIGGLFFLALVESAHGSISEVTLRSLAAELPDPSPQRAFLRHLLSHRLDFWLSLSLGLQSGTLILTALAVLLADRFSSPWALPVALVTTLFLVIPARQILPRILVQNQPEAYLLRLLPWFRLYFQAVQPLVRPMRQLIQWFRIEPERSLVPDSTPPTEEESIQALIDVGEEAGIIEEDEGELIQSVIEFSDTAVREIMTQRPEIISVRASATVREASETMTRERHSRLPVFEQDSDDIVGFVFIRDVLDCLLNGRDQEPVRNIVRPAYFVPESKSIADLLEDMRKSAMQIALVIDEYGDVAGLVTIEDILEEIVGEIEDEDQQSEEAEVLQETDGAWLVRGNTEIRKIELVTERELSGDDFQTVNGFIVSELERVPSTGEHFIVRGLEVEVLESDGRAIRRARLRKAAPTSPATEET, from the coding sequence ATGGAGTATGAGCTAGCCTTTGCGCTTCTGACCATTGGCGGCCTGTTTTTCCTGGCTCTCGTCGAAAGCGCCCACGGCTCGATTTCTGAAGTCACCCTCCGCTCACTGGCTGCCGAGTTGCCCGATCCTTCGCCGCAGCGCGCCTTTCTGCGCCATCTGCTCAGCCACCGGCTGGATTTCTGGTTGAGTCTGTCGCTCGGTCTCCAGTCGGGAACGCTCATCCTGACGGCGCTGGCCGTTCTGCTGGCCGATCGTTTTTCCTCGCCATGGGCATTGCCCGTGGCACTGGTCACGACGCTGTTTCTGGTCATCCCGGCCCGCCAAATCCTGCCGCGCATCCTTGTCCAGAATCAGCCCGAAGCCTATCTGCTCCGGCTGCTGCCCTGGTTTCGGTTGTACTTCCAAGCCGTCCAGCCCCTCGTCCGTCCCATGCGGCAGCTTATCCAGTGGTTTCGCATCGAGCCGGAGCGCAGCCTGGTTCCTGACTCGACGCCCCCCACCGAAGAGGAGAGCATTCAGGCGCTGATTGATGTCGGCGAAGAAGCTGGCATCATCGAGGAAGACGAAGGCGAACTCATCCAGTCAGTCATCGAGTTCAGCGACACAGCCGTGCGCGAAATCATGACGCAGCGCCCGGAAATCATTTCAGTTCGTGCGTCAGCCACTGTCCGTGAAGCCAGTGAAACCATGACGCGCGAACGGCACTCGCGGCTGCCGGTTTTCGAGCAGGACTCCGATGACATCGTGGGTTTTGTCTTCATCCGGGATGTCCTCGATTGCCTGCTCAACGGACGCGACCAGGAGCCGGTACGCAACATCGTCCGCCCGGCCTACTTCGTCCCCGAAAGCAAGAGCATCGCCGATCTGCTCGAAGACATGCGCAAGTCCGCCATGCAGATTGCCCTCGTCATTGACGAATACGGCGACGTGGCCGGACTCGTCACCATTGAGGACATCCTCGAAGAAATCGTCGGCGAAATCGAAGACGAAGACCAACAGTCAGAAGAAGCAGAAGTGCTTCAGGAAACCGATGGCGCGTGGCTGGTGCGCGGCAATACCGAAATTCGCAAGATCGAACTCGTCACGGAGCGCGAGCTGTCCGGCGACGACTTCCAGACGGTCAACGGCTTCATTGTCTCCGAGCTGGAGCGCGTGCCTTCGACGGGCGAACACTTCATCGTCCGCGGGCTGGAAGTTGAAGTCCTTGAAAGCGACGGGCGCGCCATCCGCCGCGCGCGGCTGCGCAAAGCCGCCCCCACGTCACCAGCGACTGAAGAAACTTAG
- a CDS encoding pyridoxal phosphate-dependent aminotransferase, translating into MVVFRRALRLDHMQSSSTMAATAAAARLRAQGHTVIDLGAGEPDFDTPENIRRAAIQALETGKTRYTPASGIAELKQAIVDYMARETGTTYPASAVIVSAGGKQTLFNALVSVVNPGDEVVIPAPYWVTFPEIVAFCGGVSVFIPTHEHDFRLTAAMVERVLTPRTKVVILNSPSNPSGAVIAPEDIHQIAELCAARDLWLISDECYYRFVYPPGRPFSAAALPAALRERVLVSGSLSKTYAMTGWRIGYALAHPDWVAEMTKVQSHSTSNPTTFAQWAAIEALRGSQDSVAAMLAEYRTRRDWIVPALAALPGVRCRMPEGAFYAFPDISAVLEKTGLRDVDFAQRLLEEAHVVVTAGSAFGAGGYLRISYANSLDNLQRGVENIRALIERLG; encoded by the coding sequence ATGGTGGTGTTTCGGCGTGCCCTGCGGCTCGATCACATGCAGTCTTCTTCAACCATGGCCGCCACGGCGGCGGCGGCCCGGCTTCGCGCCCAAGGGCATACGGTGATTGACTTGGGGGCCGGAGAACCGGATTTCGACACCCCGGAGAACATCCGCCGGGCAGCCATCCAGGCGCTCGAAACAGGCAAGACGCGCTACACGCCAGCTTCGGGTATTGCCGAACTCAAGCAGGCCATTGTGGACTACATGGCGCGCGAGACGGGAACGACCTATCCCGCCAGCGCCGTCATCGTGTCAGCCGGCGGGAAGCAGACGTTGTTCAATGCCCTGGTGAGTGTGGTCAATCCGGGGGATGAGGTGGTCATTCCGGCGCCCTACTGGGTGACATTTCCCGAAATCGTCGCCTTTTGCGGCGGCGTCAGCGTCTTCATTCCGACGCACGAGCACGATTTCCGGCTGACGGCTGCGATGGTGGAGCGCGTTTTGACGCCACGTACCAAAGTCGTCATCCTCAACTCACCCTCCAATCCGTCGGGGGCGGTCATCGCGCCGGAGGACATTCACCAGATTGCCGAGCTGTGCGCCGCACGGGACCTGTGGCTCATTTCGGATGAGTGTTACTACCGGTTTGTCTATCCGCCGGGGCGTCCGTTTTCGGCGGCAGCGTTGCCGGCGGCGCTGCGGGAGCGGGTGCTGGTGTCCGGCTCGCTGTCGAAGACCTACGCCATGACGGGGTGGCGGATTGGCTATGCTCTGGCGCACCCGGATTGGGTGGCTGAGATGACCAAGGTGCAGAGCCATTCGACCTCAAATCCGACGACCTTTGCCCAGTGGGCCGCCATCGAGGCCCTGCGTGGCAGCCAGGATTCGGTCGCTGCCATGCTGGCGGAATATCGCACGCGGCGGGACTGGATCGTGCCGGCGCTGGCGGCCCTGCCGGGGGTACGGTGCCGGATGCCGGAAGGGGCTTTTTATGCCTTTCCCGACATTTCGGCCGTTCTGGAAAAAACCGGGCTGCGCGATGTGGACTTTGCCCAACGTCTGCTCGAAGAAGCGCATGTCGTTGTCACGGCCGGCTCGGCTTTCGGAGCCGGGGGCTACCTGCGGATTTCCTACGCCAATTCGCTCGACAACCTGCAGCGTGGCGTCGAAAACATCCGCGCCCTCATCGAGCGGCTAGGGTAG
- the ybeY gene encoding rRNA maturation RNase YbeY translates to MVHVVNRQRHERLDRAGLAQLAQATLEAVLGPRLAAAVDVNLVFIGDTAMRRLNHTYRGVDAPTDVLSFVHLELPSPYTHRPAQRETWFFSQPATGLNGERPLLGEVIISTPTARRYAERHALTCAEEIQRLVIHGIIHLCGYDHETDTGQMTRLERRLRRRFLPAATNALPAHQP, encoded by the coding sequence GTGGTGCACGTCGTCAACCGCCAACGCCATGAACGCCTTGACCGCGCCGGACTGGCGCAGCTTGCCCAGGCAACGCTGGAAGCCGTCCTCGGCCCCCGTCTCGCGGCTGCCGTGGACGTCAACCTCGTTTTCATTGGCGACACCGCCATGCGGCGGCTCAACCACACCTACCGGGGCGTGGATGCCCCAACGGATGTCCTGTCTTTCGTTCACCTGGAACTGCCTTCACCCTACACCCACCGGCCGGCCCAGCGTGAAACCTGGTTTTTCAGCCAGCCGGCAACGGGTCTCAATGGCGAACGTCCGCTTTTGGGCGAAGTCATCATTTCCACACCGACCGCGCGGCGCTATGCCGAACGCCATGCCTTGACATGCGCGGAAGAAATCCAAAGACTCGTCATCCATGGCATCATTCATCTGTGTGGGTACGACCATGAGACCGATACCGGGCAAATGACGCGCCTGGAACGTCGGCTTCGGCGGCGCTTCCTGCCTGCCGCCACAAACGCGCTGCCGGCTCATCAGCCGTGA
- the gyrA gene encoding DNA gyrase subunit A, producing MTEQKIIPANIEDEMRRSYLDYAMSVIVSRALPDVRDGLKPVQRRVMWTMHELGNTHDKPYKKSARVVGDAIGKYHPHGDQPVYDTIVRLAQSFSMRVPLIDGQGNFGSVDGDAPAAMRYTEVRLAPIAGMLLADIEKETVDFRENYDGSLLEPVVLPARFPNVLVNGAAGIAVGMSTSIPPHNLAEVLDATIHLVNHPSATVEDLLPFVQGPDFPTAGFICGRKGIRDAYLTGRGSVTMRARAAIDYVAGKGERERQAIVVTELPYQVNKASLLEKIAELVSEKKIEDIADLRDESDREGMRIVIELKRGAIAQVVLNNLFKHTPMQSKFSIIMLAIVNGQPQILDLAEILRHFIEHRREVVRRRTAFELRKAEQRAHILEGFRKALDVLDEVIALIRGAKSGAEAREGLMTRFALTQVQAQAILELQLQRLTGMERQKLLDEYENLLKHMAQLREILEKEARLRAVIVQELQEVRKAYSTPRRTQIVDEGTDFTIEDLIPDEDVAITITRSGYIKRTPVSAYRTQKRGGMGRRGMTTKAEDVVESLYTASTHSFLLIFTAKGQVYKIKVHEIPDAATAGRGRAIVNLIELPEGERVAGTIPVREFAEGQFIVFVTRRGMIKKTELSEYANIRSNGLIAMGVAEDDELIAVQKSDGNQHILISTFGGQAICFNESDVRPMGRPAHGVIGIRLEENDYVTGMSVVGRTEEILSLSELGLGKRTPITEYPVQHRGGKGVLTLHVTERTGGVVKVLPVRESHELMVITQQGQIVRVDVAQIRQTGRHAQGVKIITLAEDDRVVDASLVESSGEESGAD from the coding sequence ATGACAGAACAAAAAATCATCCCGGCGAACATCGAAGATGAGATGCGCCGGAGTTACCTCGACTATGCCATGTCGGTCATCGTCAGCCGGGCGTTGCCGGATGTCCGCGATGGCCTCAAACCCGTGCAGCGGCGCGTCATGTGGACGATGCACGAACTGGGCAACACCCACGACAAGCCATACAAGAAAAGTGCGCGCGTGGTGGGGGATGCCATTGGTAAATACCACCCGCACGGCGACCAGCCGGTGTATGACACGATTGTGCGGCTGGCCCAGAGCTTTTCCATGCGCGTGCCGCTCATTGACGGGCAGGGCAACTTTGGCAGCGTGGATGGCGACGCGCCGGCGGCCATGCGTTACACCGAAGTGCGTCTGGCGCCCATCGCCGGGATGCTGCTGGCCGACATCGAAAAGGAAACGGTTGACTTTCGGGAAAACTACGACGGCTCACTGCTGGAGCCGGTGGTTTTGCCGGCCCGTTTTCCGAACGTCCTGGTCAATGGCGCGGCCGGAATTGCCGTCGGGATGTCCACCAGCATCCCGCCGCACAATCTGGCCGAAGTGCTCGATGCCACCATCCATCTCGTCAACCATCCATCCGCCACCGTGGAAGACCTGCTGCCCTTTGTCCAGGGGCCGGATTTCCCGACGGCCGGTTTTATATGTGGGCGCAAGGGCATTCGGGATGCCTACCTGACCGGACGTGGCTCGGTGACGATGCGCGCCCGGGCGGCGATTGATTACGTCGCCGGCAAGGGGGAACGGGAGCGCCAGGCGATTGTCGTGACCGAGTTGCCCTACCAGGTCAACAAGGCCAGTCTGCTCGAAAAGATTGCCGAACTGGTCAGCGAGAAAAAAATCGAGGACATTGCCGACCTGCGGGATGAAAGCGACCGGGAAGGCATGCGCATTGTCATCGAGTTGAAACGTGGCGCGATTGCTCAGGTGGTGCTCAACAACCTGTTCAAGCATACGCCAATGCAGAGCAAGTTCAGCATCATCATGCTGGCCATCGTCAACGGACAGCCGCAGATTCTCGACCTGGCGGAGATACTGCGCCACTTCATCGAGCACCGGCGTGAGGTCGTCCGGCGGCGGACGGCCTTTGAGCTGCGCAAAGCCGAGCAGCGGGCGCACATTCTGGAGGGCTTCAGGAAAGCCCTGGATGTCCTGGATGAGGTCATTGCCCTGATTCGCGGGGCCAAGTCCGGCGCCGAAGCCCGCGAGGGGTTGATGACGCGCTTTGCCCTGACCCAGGTCCAGGCGCAGGCCATCCTCGAATTGCAGCTTCAGCGGTTGACCGGAATGGAGCGCCAGAAGCTGCTGGACGAGTATGAAAATCTCCTCAAACACATGGCCCAACTGCGGGAGATTCTGGAAAAGGAAGCCCGGCTCCGGGCGGTCATCGTGCAGGAACTACAGGAAGTGCGGAAGGCGTACAGCACACCCCGCCGGACCCAGATTGTGGATGAAGGCACGGATTTCACGATTGAAGACCTCATCCCGGATGAAGACGTGGCCATCACCATTACGCGCAGCGGCTACATCAAGCGCACACCGGTTTCGGCCTACCGCACACAAAAACGCGGCGGCATGGGACGGCGGGGAATGACGACCAAAGCCGAGGATGTCGTCGAATCCCTCTACACGGCCTCAACGCACAGCTTTCTGCTCATTTTCACCGCCAAGGGGCAGGTTTATAAAATCAAAGTGCATGAAATTCCCGATGCCGCCACGGCCGGGCGCGGTAGGGCCATCGTCAACCTGATCGAACTGCCGGAAGGGGAACGGGTGGCCGGAACCATCCCGGTGCGTGAATTTGCGGAGGGGCAGTTCATCGTCTTTGTGACCCGCCGGGGGATGATCAAGAAAACCGAACTGTCGGAATACGCCAACATCCGTTCCAACGGTCTCATTGCCATGGGCGTGGCGGAGGATGACGAACTCATTGCCGTCCAGAAGAGCGACGGCAACCAGCACATTCTCATCTCGACCTTTGGCGGTCAGGCGATCTGCTTCAACGAAAGTGACGTGCGCCCGATGGGCCGCCCGGCGCACGGCGTGATTGGCATCCGGCTGGAGGAGAACGATTACGTCACGGGGATGTCCGTCGTCGGGAGAACCGAAGAGATTCTTTCCCTGTCTGAACTGGGCCTCGGCAAGCGGACGCCCATCACGGAGTATCCCGTTCAGCACCGGGGCGGGAAGGGGGTGCTCACGCTGCATGTCACGGAGCGAACCGGCGGTGTGGTCAAGGTGCTTCCTGTCCGGGAGAGCCATGAGCTGATGGTCATCACACAGCAGGGGCAGATTGTCCGGGTGGATGTGGCCCAAATCCGGCAAACCGGACGCCATGCCCAGGGGGTCAAGATCATCACCCTGGCTGAAGACGACCGGGTGGTGGATGCGAGCCTGGTGGAGTCGTCCGGGGAGGAGTCCGGGGCGGACTAA